A section of the Phaseolus vulgaris cultivar G19833 chromosome 8, P. vulgaris v2.0, whole genome shotgun sequence genome encodes:
- the LOC137826054 gene encoding LRR receptor-like serine/threonine-protein kinase RGI2, whose protein sequence is MSSNALTLFILLLKISLFPAASALNQEGLSLLSWLSTFNSSDSAAAFSSWDSTHQSPCRWVYVKCSKEGSVSEIIIASIDLHTTFPTQLLSLGNLTTLVISNANLTGEIPSSLGNLSSLVTLDLSFNSLSGSIPAEIGNLYKLQWLYMNSNSLQGGIPSQIGNCSKLRQLELFDNQLSGVIPGEIGQLRNLETLRAGGNPGIHGDIPMQISNCKALVYLGLADTGISGEIPPTIGELKSLKTLQIYTAQLRGHIPPEIQNCSALEELFLYENQLSGNIPSELGSIKRLRKVLLWQNNFTGKIPESLGNCTSLRVIDFSLNSLVGELPVTLSSLILLEELLLSNNNIFGEIPSYIGNFSSLKQLELDNNRFTGEIPPLLGQLKELTLFYAWQNQLHGSIPAELSNCEKLQALDLSHNFLTGSIPSSLFHLENLTQLLLLSNRLSGQIPPDIGSCTSLIRLRLGSNNFTGQIPPEIGFLRSLSFLELSDNVLSGDIPFEIGNCAKLEMLDLHSNKLLGAIPSSLEFLVGLNVLDLSANRITGRIPENLGKLASLNKLILSGNQITGLIPQSLGFRKGLQLLDLSNNRISGSIPDEIGHLQELDILLNLSWNCLTGPIPETFSNLSRLSNLDLSHNKLTGSLRVLGSLDNLVSLNVSYNSFSGSLPDTNFFRDLPPAAIAGNPDLCITECQISGHHQGIKSIRNIILYTFLGVIFTSGFVTFGVILAMKIHGGSNFDGEMQWAFTPFQKLNFSINDIIPKLSDSNIVGKGCSGVVYRVETTTNQVVAVKKLWPRKNDEPPERDLFTAEVHTLGSIRHKNIVRLLGCYNNGRTRLLLFDYICNGSLSGLLHESSLFLDWDARYKIILGAAHGLEYLHHDCIPPIIHRDIKANNILIGPQFEAFLADFGLAKLVGSSDNSGASAIVAGSYGYIAPEYGYSLRITEKSDVYSFGVVIIEVLTGMEPIDRRIPEGSHIVPWVMREIREKRREFESILDQKLALQSGTQIPEMLQVLGVALLCVNPSPDERPTMKDVTAMLKEIRHENVNFDFEKSNLLQKGVINNPKASIQCPSFSRSCKPLTETPSSSVSPN, encoded by the exons ATGTCAAGCAATGCATTAACTCTTTTTATCTTGTTGCTTAAAATCTCCTTGTTTCCAGCCGCTTCTGCTTTGAACCAGGAAGGTCTCTCTCTACTTTCATGGCTCTCAACTTTCAATTCCTCTGATTCTGCTGCTGCATTTTCTTCATGGGATTCAACTCACCAAAGTCCGTGCAGATGGGTCTACGTAAAATGTTCCAAAGAAGGGTCTGTTTCAGAGATCATAATAGCATCCATTGATCTTCACACCACCTTCCCTACACAGCTCCTTTCTCTTGGCAACCTTACCACTCTAGTCATCTCAAATGCAAATCTTACCGGTGAGATTCCCAGTTCACTGGGAAACTTGTCATCCCTGGTTACTTTGGACCTCAGCTTCAATTCTTTATCAGGAAGCATTCCAGCTGAAATAGGAAATTTATACAAGCTGCAGTGGCTATATATGAATTCAAATTCCTTGCAAGGTGGAATTCCATCCCAAATTGGAAACTGTTCAAAGCTGAGGCAGCTGGAACTGTTTGATAATCAGCTCTCTGGTGTGATTCCAGGAGAAATAGGCCAGTTGAGGAATCTTGAAACGCTTCGGGCAGGTGGAAACCCAGGTATCCATGGTGATATTCCAATGCAGATATCAAACTGCAAGGCTCTAGTTTATTTAGGCCTAGCTGATACTGGGATATCAGGGGAGATTCCACCAACTATAGGAGAACTCAAAAGTCTCAAGACACTTCAAATCTACACTGCACAGCTCAGAGGTCACATTCCACCAGAAATTCAAAACTGCTCAGCCTTGGAGGAGTTGTTTCTCTATGAAAACCAACTTTCTGGAAATATTCCTTCCGAATTGGGTTCCATTAAGAGACTCAGGAAGGTACTTTTGTGGCAGAATAATTTCACTGGGAAAATCCCAGAAAGTCTGGGGAACTGTACAAGCCTGAGAGTTATAGATTTTTCTTTGAACTCTTTGGTTGGAGAACTTCCTGTGACTCTCAGTAGTCTAATCTTGTTGGAGGAGCTTCTGCTGtctaataataacatttttggaGAGATACCTTCCTATATCGGGAACTTCTCCAGTTTGAAGCAACTGGAATTGGATAATAACAGATTTACTGGGGAGATTCCACCTCTCTTGGGGCAGCTGAAGGAACTCACCTTGTTCTATGCCTGGCAAAATCAGCTCCATGGAAGCATACCAGCAGAACTCTCCAACTGTGAGAAACTTCAAGCACTTGATCTTTCACATAATTTCCTTACTGGGTCCATTCCAAGTTCACTATTTCATCTAGAGAACTTAACTCAGTTGTTGTTGTTATCAAATAGACTTTCAGGTCAAATTCCTCCAGATATCGGCAGTTGCACCAGCTTGATCAGGCTAAGGCTGGGATCAAACAACTTCACTGGTCAAATTCCACCAGAAATTGGCTTTTTGAGAAGTTTGAGCTTTCTTGAATTATCGGATAATGTACTCAGTGGAGATATACCCTTTGAGATAGGTAACTGTGCTAAGCTAGAGATGCTCGACTTACACAGCAATAAATTGCTAGGAGCAATTCCTTCCTCATTAGAATTCTTAGTTGGTCTTAATGTCTTGGATCTTTCTGCAAACAGAATAACTGGCCGCATCCCTGAAAATTTAGGCAAGTTAGCATCTCTAAATAAGTTGATACTCAGTGGAAACCAAATCACAGGTTTAATCCCTCAGTCACTGGGCTTTCGTAAGGGTTTGCAGTTGCTTGACCTAAGCAACAATAGGATCAGTGGTTCTATTCCTGATGAGATTGGTCATTTGCAAGAATTAGATATCCTCTTGAACTTGAGCTGGAATTGTTTAACAGGCCCCATCCCAGAGACCTTCTCAAATCTATCAAGACTTTCCAACTTGGACCTCTCTCACAACAAGCTCACGGGGAGTCTTAGAGTACTGGGTAGTCTTGACAATCTAGTTTCTCTTAATGTCTCCTACAACAGTTTTTCTGGTTCTCTTCCTGATACAAATTTCTTCAGGGATCTTCCCCCTGCTGCAATTGCTGGCAACCCCGACCTATGTATTACCGAGTGTCAAATAAGTGGACATCACCAAGGAATCAAGTCAATAAGAAACATTATCTTATATACTTTCCTTGGTGTTATTTTCACTTCTGGGTTTGTTACTTTTGGAGTAATCTTGGCAATGAAAATTCATGGGGGTAGTAACTTTGACGGTGAAATGCAATGGGCATTTACTCCTTTTCAAAAGCTCAACTTCTCCATCAATGACATCATCCCAAagttatcagattcaaacattGTAGGAAAGGGTTGCTCAGGAGTCGTTTACCGTGTGGAGACTACAACAAACCAGGTTGTTGCAGTGAAGAAGCTGTGGCCACGAAAGAATGATGAGCCACCGGAGAGAGACCTCTTTACTGCTGAAGTTCACACCCTTGGATCAATAAGGCACAAAAATATAGTGAGACTTTTAGGATGCTACAACAATGGAAGAACTAGATTGCTCTTATTTGATTACATATGCAATGGGAGTTTGTCTGGATTGCTCCATGAAAGTAGTTTGTTCTTGGACTGGGATGCAAGATATAAGATCATTCTAGGAGCTGCTCATGGATTAGAATATCTTCATCATGATTGTATCCCTCCAATTATTCATAGAGACATTAAGGCTAACAACATCTTGATAGGTCCACAATTTGAAGCTTTTCTTGCAGATTTTGGCCTTGCAAAACTTGTTGGTTCCTCTGATAATTCCGGAGCTTCTGCTATAGTTGCAGGTTCTTATGGATACATAGCTCCTG AATATGGATACAGTTTAAGGATCACAGAGAAGAGTGATGTGTATAGCTTTGGTGTAGTTATCATTGAGGTCTTAACAGGGATGGAGCCAATAGATAGAAGGATTCCAGAAGGTTCCCACATTGTCCCTTGGGTTATGAGAGAAATcagagagaagagaagagaattTGAATCAATTCTGGACCAGAAACTGGCACTGCAGTCTGGAACACAAATTCCTGAGATGCTTCAAGTGCTAGGGGTGGCTCTCCTCTGTGTTAATCCATCACCTGATGAAAGACCTACAATGAAAGATGTAACAGCAATGCTCAAGGAAATCAGACATGAAAATGTGAATTTTGATTTTGAGAAGTCAAATCTTCTACAAAAAGGTGTTATTAACAATCCAAAAGCTTCAATTCAATGTCCAAGCTTCTCCAGATCTTGTAAACCTCTAACTGAAACACCATCTTCTTCAGTGTCACCAAATTAA